ATCAGTAGCGGCATCCCGGTTAACGCGCTTCACACCACTGCTACCGTGCCGGTGTTCGCGTGGAAGCGTTAACGCCCCAGCGGCCAATCGCTCACTTGCGCTTGCGAGTGCCGCTCGCCGTCGCACGCTGAGCCGTTCATGTCTGCGGCCCAGCGTTCCAGCTCCAAAACCAAACCCAAGTCCGGCTTTCACACGGCGCGCAATGCCTTCCTGTCCGGCCTGCTGCTGCTCGCTCCGCTGGCGGTTACCTGGCTCGTCTTTTCCTGGTTGATCACCAAGGTCGGCGGCACCTTCCGCCCCGTTTTCCAGGTCTTCGCCCCCGAGTCCTTCAAACGCGAAAACCTCGAGCTCATCTGGAACGTGCTCACCACCATCATCGTGGTGGGACTCGTCACCCTGCTCGGCTACGTTTCGCGCTACGTGCTGTCCGCCTACTTCGGCCGCACCGCCGAGCGTTTCATCGACAACATTCCCGGGGTCGGCTCCGTCTACCGCTGGGTCAAACAGATCGTCGACACCTTCTCCGCCCAGAAGCGCAACATCTTCGAAAAGGTCGTCCTCGTCGAATATCCCGCTCCCGGATCCTGGGTGGTCGGTTTCCTCACCAACCGCGCCGCCGGCGAGATCCAACACCGCACCGAAAACGAACTCGTCACCGTCTTTATTCCCACCACGCCCAATCCCACCTCGGGCTTCCTGCTCTTCTACCCTCAACACCGTGTCACGACGCTCGACATGTCCGTCAGTGAGGCGATGAAACTCATCATCTCCGGCGGCACCGTCGTCCCACCTTGGCCGCCGCCCCCGCCCACCAACCCGCCCTTCGAAATCGAAGCCGGCGAAGAGGACACGCCCCCGCGCAACGACGCTTCCTGATCCGTGGCCGGCCCGACCCTCCACACCGAGGTCCATATCCTGCAAAAGGCTCCCCCCAAGGAAGCCTTCCAGCCCGCCACAGCCTATTCCGCCGAACACGGCACTTTGCGCATCCTGCAACGGGTCCCGCGCAAACCCACGCCCAACCACATCGGTCTCGATCTCTTTGATCACGCCGCCCTCATCCTCGACGCTGGCTCCGGCGGCACGTGGTTTGTGAAAGAGGTGCGCCTGCTCCACCGCCACACCGGCATCGGCCAAAACTACCGCCGCCTGCAGCACGCCTCCACCTTCACCGCCCTCATCGCCCGCAACCCCGTGCACGAAGAGAGCCGCGAGTCCGTCGACGCGTTGCTTCACACCGCGCTCCACGCCTTCGCGACGAGCGACCGCCCCGACATTGTCGGTTTCAAAAGCCTCTACTGCTTCGCCCGCGACGAGGGCTACCCGCTTAAACAACACTGGTATCCCACCCTGCCGCGCGACGACCGCACCGACCTCGCCGCCCTGCTCAACCAACCCGTCGCCGAGCTCGTCACCTCCACCGACCGCGTCGCCCACCTCCAACGCCGTCTCGAAGACTACCTCCGCGGCCACACCGACATCCTGGTGGAATGAAGAATTCTGAAGAGTGAAGGGTGAAACCGCCGGGTCATATTTTCACCATTCACTCTTCACCATTCACCATTCCTTCCACCATTCACCCTTCACTATTCACCATTCCCAAAGATGGACTTCGACCTCGCCGCCAAAACCGCTCGACTCTCTGTCGGTGAGCTGGCCGATTTTTCAATCGGCCCGCGCGACGGTGGCGACGGTCCGACCGGCGTCTGGCGCGCCCAACTCGGCTCGCATTGGCACCGCGAGATGCAGGTGCAGACCACCAGCGAACACCCCGACGCCCATTTTGAAGTCACCATCGAGGGGGACGTCTATCACCGCGGCTGGCGCCTCCAACTCACCGGCCGTATCGACCAACTCATTACGCTCGGCGACACCACTGTCCTACGCGAGATCAAGACCGTCACTCGCCCGGTGCCCATCGCCGAATCCGAGCTGCGAGCCGACTACCCGCACTACTTCGCCCAGCTCGCCATCTACCTCGCGCTGCGCCGCATCAACGCCCCCACCGATCGCGAAAACCTCCGCGGCGAACTGGTCTTCGTCGAAACCGCCAGCGGCCTTTCCCAAACCCTCGTCCTCACCCGCGACGACGAGTCCCTGCTCGACCAGCGCCTCGATCGTGTCACCCAGTTTCTCGACCTCAATCAACGCGCCCTGGAGCGCCGCCGCACCCTCCACTTTCAACCGCCCTTCGCCGCGCTCCGTCCCGGCCAGGAAGACACCCGCGCCCTGCTCGAAAACGCCCTCGCCACCCGCCCCATCGTGGCCTTCGAAGCCCCCACCGGCTTCGGCAAAACCGGCGTCATGCTTGAGGTCGCCCTGCACGCCCTGCGCGACGCCCGCGTCGATCGCATCCTCTACCTCACCAGCAAATCCACCGGACAACTCCAGGTCGTCGAAACGCTCCAGCGCATGACCGCCCCCCCCGCGCCGGCCAACACCCCCACCTCCCCCGCGGAAGCCCCCGACACTTGTCACGTATTACGTGACAGTTCCACGCAAGCGCCTAATGGGGAGGGTCATACGCTCGCGGTCTGGCACGTGCGCAACAAGGCCGAGCACTGCGTCAACCACTCCTTCCACTGCACCCGCGACAATTGCCGTTTCATCAACGACCTTGAGTCGCGCTGGCCGCAGAGCGGACTCGATCGTTTCCACCTCTTCGAAGACCACCCGCGTGACCTGCCCACCCTGCGTGCCGCCGGGGACCACGCTGGCATCTGCCCCTACGAGATCACCCGCACCGCCCTCGCCTTTCAGGACGTCTGGATCGGCGACTACAACTACGTCTTCGCCCCGCGCAACCGCGGTCTCTTCGAGAACCAACCCGGCTGGAATCCCGCCCGCACCCTGCTCATCGTCGACGAGGCACACAACCTGCCCGCCCGCGTCGCCGACGCCCATTCCCACATCCTCACCGGTGCCGCCTGCCGCGCCACCCTCGCCGAACTCGATCACCAACGTGTGCCCAGTTCGTTGATACGCGCCTGGGAAAGCCTCACCCTGATCGTGGCCGGCCAACGCGCCTGCGATGCCGTCGATCTGCCCACCGAGGACGACCTCCTCGATGTTCTCCAACGCATCGCCGATCAGCTCCTTAACGTTCCGCTCGACTACACCGCCCTCGGCCCCGATCTCGCCGACACCCTCTGGCTCTGCGCCGACCTCGTGGAGTGGCTGCAGAGCCCCACCCTCACTCGCCTGCTCTGGGCGCCCGTCGATGCCGAGCTTCATTTCACCTGCCTCGACGCCGCGCCCGTCATCGGCAGCCTGCTGCGCGGCTTTGGCCAGGTGATGCTCGCGAGTGCCACCCTCGGTCCACCCGACGCTTTCAACGCCTCCCTCGGCCTCGACACCGCCGCCTTGCACTACGTCGAGGCACTCACCCCGTGGCGCGACCACAGTTACGACGTCGCCATCGATGCCCGCGTCGACACGCGCTACCAGCAACGCAGCCGCCACTACGCGCTCACCGCCGCCACCGTCGCGGACCTTCACACGGCCGCCACCCGCGGTCCGGTTGTGGTCTTTTTCCCCAGTTACGCCTACGCCCGCGCCATCGAGCAACAGCTTGTCGATGACGGTCATCCGTTGCGCGTCGCGCTCCAGCCGCGCCTGCCCGATCTCGCCGCCCAGTCGGCTTGGGTGGAGCAAAACCTCACCTTCGCCGACGCGCTTTTCCTCGTGCTCGGCAGCAGTTTTGCCGAAGGCATCGATCTGCTCGGCGGCCGCGTCTCCCACGCCATGGTCGTCGGCCCCGCCCTGCCCGAGGTCAATGCCCGCCAACGCGCCCGCCTCGACGAGCTCGAGCGCGCCGGCGCCACCCGCGAGGCCGCCTTTGATCGTGTCTATCGCATCCCCGGTATCCAAAAAGTGAATCAGGGCCTCGGCCGCCTCGTGCGCGCCCCCGGCCAACACACCCGCGTCCTGCTCCACTGTCGCCGTTTTATGGATACCGCCTTCGCCCGCCTGCTGGCGCGCGATTACCAGTTTGGCGAAACGCTGCCCGACAAAGACGCCTTCCACACCTGGTTGGAAACGCCTGTCCGCACCGACTAGCATCAAGTCGGGCACCGCGTCACCGGCTCCGAACCGCAGCTTTCACCTATCCAAGGTGCGAGTTTAGGCCACTCAGCATCTGGGAAGAGCCGTGCCATCCGGGGCTGAAATCGCCCGGCCTGCGCCTAAGTGCGCCGCGAAATCTGCGGTTACTAGCCGCCGCCGCAGGCGGGCGCTACGCAAGTGTGCGTATGGTGAGTTCAAGCGACCTGCAATACCGTGGGGCTGGCTCCAACCCACGCCTTTAACCGTTCCCAAACTATGCCTAATCACCTCTCCCCCTCCCGTCGCTGGTGGCGACGTCTGACCGCGGTCGCGACCTGTCTCGCATTGCCGCTTGCCGCCTGGGCTCAGGCCGACCTCGCCGGCCGCTACGTCGGCACCCTCAACACCAAGGTTAATGCCGGCGGCTTTGCTTTCGAATCCGGCTTCGGCGTCTACATCGCCGACGTCGATGCCAACGGCGACATCACCCTCAACGGCAACCTCACCGGCACGGTCGACGCCGCCGGTAATGTCACCTTCGCCGGCGGCAGCGCCTTCTCCCTCATGGGCATCACCTCCGCCACGATCTCGGGTGGCGTGTTGAGCTCCGACTACGGCGCCTTGGTCGCCAATGGCACCACCCGCTACAAGATCAACGCCAGCACCGGCTTCACCTCGTCGGGTGGCGGGGTTGGCGGTGGCAATGGCGGTAACGGCGGCAACGGCGGCAATGGCGGCTCCACCACCGGTGACCTCCTCGCCTACTACTCGTTCAACGACTCCAGCAATCCCTTCGCCGACGACTCCGGTCGCGGTGTGACCCTGGCTCCGGTCAATGGCTCGCCCAGCGTGACCGACGGCGCTTTTGGCAACGGCATTCGCCTGCAAAACGTCCGCCTTCGCGCCCTGGTTAATGACTCCTTCAGCTCGGACGCCGTGACCATTTCCTACTGGATTCGCGTCCGCGGCGCCGGCAACTGGAACCCCCGCGTGGTCGCCGTGCAGCGCCCCGGTTCCTCCAGCCACTACTACGGCACCTTCATCGACGGCAGCAGCACCACCGCGAATCGCAAGTTCGCCCACTACAACGAAACCACCTCCGGTTCCGCCTCGCTCATCTACACCGACACCGGCGTGCATCCCACCGGCACGACCGAGCCCTATCGACACGTCGTGGCCGTGCACGACGGCTCCACCGTCCGCCTCTACTACAATGGCCAACTCGTTAAAACCGCCGCTGCCAACCCGCTCAAAGCCTTCTCTTCGGCCATGCTCTCCATCGGCGGCTCCGACAACAACCTCGACCTTCTCACCGCCGATCTCGACGAAGTCCGCATCTATAACCGCGCGCTGACCGCGGCCGAAATCACCTCGCTTTCCAGCAACCAAGAGGTCGGCACCGCCGTCGATGTCGACGGCTCCGAGGGCCAGATCGCCTACAACGTCATCGCCGCGCCCAACAACCTCGTCGGCTACCGCAACCGCGTCGGCCAATCCCTCCAGTTCTCCATCACCGGCTCCACCTCCGGCGCCGTCTGGGGCTCGGGCGTCTACACCGACGACTCCTCGCTCGCCGCCGCCGCAGTCCATGCCGGCGTGGTCGCGCCCGGTCAGACCGCCACGGTCACCGTCAACATCCTCGCCGGCCAGTCCTCATACGCGGCCACCACCGCCAACGGTGTGACCACCCGCACTTGGGGCTCATGGGGCGGTTCCTACTCCTTCGCCGACGCCACCAACGTCACCATCGGCGAAGTCGCCACCCAAGCGCCGACCCTCGCCACGTCCTTCACCGTCGCCAACACCAGCATCGCCCTCGGCCAACGCCTGGTGCTCCCCATTCAGATCGACGGAGTCGGGCCGTTCACCTTCCAATGGTATCTGAACGGCGTGCTCATCCCCGGCGCCACCGCCAACCCCTACGTCATCCCCACCGTGACGTCCGCCAACTCCGGCACCTACTCCGTGCGCGTCGCAAACATCGCCGGCGCCAACACCTACAATGTCGGCACCGTCGCCGTGAACGGTCCGGGAGCCCCGACCTTCACTCTGCAGCCGTTCAACAAGGTGGTCGCCCCCGGTGGCACCTTTGCCCTCGCCTGCTCCGTCTCCGGTTCCGGTCTCTCCTACCAATGGTATCGCAACAACGTGCTGCTCGCCGGCGAGACGGGCTCCATCCTCCTGCGCAACACCGCCAACTCCGGTGACGCCGGCAACTACCACGTGGTCGTCACCAACAGCGATGGCTCCGTCACCTCGCAGACCGCCACCGTTACCCTGAGCAACACCGCCTCCACCCTGCGCAACATCTCGGTGCGCACCAACGCCGCCGCCGGCCAGGTCATCAAACCCGGCTTCGTCATCCGCGGCAGCGGCTCCAAGCGCGTGCTCATTCGCGCCATCGGCCCCGGCCTCGAGCAGTTCAACCTCACCGGCGTCATGCCCGACCCCATGGTCACGGTCTACAATAGCTCCGGTGCCGTGGTCGCCACCAACGACGACTGGGACGCCGCCTCCGTCACGCCCTTCGCCGCCGGCGTTGGTGCCTTCGCCATCACTCCGGGATCCAAGGACGCTGCCCTCGTGGTCGACCTGCCCGCCGATGATTCCTATACCGCCGACATCACCGGTGCCGACGGTCAGGGTGGTCTCATCATCCTCGAGGTCTACGACGCCGACGAGACCCCCACCTCCAAACTCGTCAACGTCTCCGTCCGCTCCAATGCCGACAGCGGCAGCGACGCCCTCATCATGGGCATGAGCCTCCAGGGCACCGGCAAGCGAACCCTGCTCGTCCGCGGCGTCGGTCCGACCCTCGGTGGCTTCGGAGTCCCCGGCACCATCGCCGATCCGCAGCTCACGATCTACGACGCATCGCAGCGCTCCGTGCTCGCCAACGACAACTGGAGCAACGCCGACTTCGTCTACGAGCTCCTCGAAGCGTCCAACTTCGTCGGCGCCTTCGCCCTCGGAGCCGGCTCCGGCGACGCCGCCACTCTGTCGCTGCTCGATCCCGGCAACTACACCATCCAGATCACCCCGACCGACTCCAACGACGGCGAGGCCCTGGCCGAAATCTACGAAGTGCCGTAACGCCCCCCCTAGCGGATAACTACCGCACCCGCCCTCTCCAGCCCCGCCGGACTCTCGCCCGGCGGGGCTTTTCTTTCCCGGGTAGGGCGGGACCTCCGGGCCCGCCGCGTCGCGTAGCCCTTACCTCACGCCCGGTCGG
This portion of the Actomonas aquatica genome encodes:
- a CDS encoding DUF502 domain-containing protein produces the protein MSAAQRSSSKTKPKSGFHTARNAFLSGLLLLAPLAVTWLVFSWLITKVGGTFRPVFQVFAPESFKRENLELIWNVLTTIIVVGLVTLLGYVSRYVLSAYFGRTAERFIDNIPGVGSVYRWVKQIVDTFSAQKRNIFEKVVLVEYPAPGSWVVGFLTNRAAGEIQHRTENELVTVFIPTTPNPTSGFLLFYPQHRVTTLDMSVSEAMKLIISGGTVVPPWPPPPPTNPPFEIEAGEEDTPPRNDAS
- a CDS encoding helicase C-terminal domain-containing protein, with protein sequence MDFDLAAKTARLSVGELADFSIGPRDGGDGPTGVWRAQLGSHWHREMQVQTTSEHPDAHFEVTIEGDVYHRGWRLQLTGRIDQLITLGDTTVLREIKTVTRPVPIAESELRADYPHYFAQLAIYLALRRINAPTDRENLRGELVFVETASGLSQTLVLTRDDESLLDQRLDRVTQFLDLNQRALERRRTLHFQPPFAALRPGQEDTRALLENALATRPIVAFEAPTGFGKTGVMLEVALHALRDARVDRILYLTSKSTGQLQVVETLQRMTAPPAPANTPTSPAEAPDTCHVLRDSSTQAPNGEGHTLAVWHVRNKAEHCVNHSFHCTRDNCRFINDLESRWPQSGLDRFHLFEDHPRDLPTLRAAGDHAGICPYEITRTALAFQDVWIGDYNYVFAPRNRGLFENQPGWNPARTLLIVDEAHNLPARVADAHSHILTGAACRATLAELDHQRVPSSLIRAWESLTLIVAGQRACDAVDLPTEDDLLDVLQRIADQLLNVPLDYTALGPDLADTLWLCADLVEWLQSPTLTRLLWAPVDAELHFTCLDAAPVIGSLLRGFGQVMLASATLGPPDAFNASLGLDTAALHYVEALTPWRDHSYDVAIDARVDTRYQQRSRHYALTAATVADLHTAATRGPVVVFFPSYAYARAIEQQLVDDGHPLRVALQPRLPDLAAQSAWVEQNLTFADALFLVLGSSFAEGIDLLGGRVSHAMVVGPALPEVNARQRARLDELERAGATREAAFDRVYRIPGIQKVNQGLGRLVRAPGQHTRVLLHCRRFMDTAFARLLARDYQFGETLPDKDAFHTWLETPVRTD
- a CDS encoding LamG-like jellyroll fold domain-containing protein — encoded protein: MPNHLSPSRRWWRRLTAVATCLALPLAAWAQADLAGRYVGTLNTKVNAGGFAFESGFGVYIADVDANGDITLNGNLTGTVDAAGNVTFAGGSAFSLMGITSATISGGVLSSDYGALVANGTTRYKINASTGFTSSGGGVGGGNGGNGGNGGNGGSTTGDLLAYYSFNDSSNPFADDSGRGVTLAPVNGSPSVTDGAFGNGIRLQNVRLRALVNDSFSSDAVTISYWIRVRGAGNWNPRVVAVQRPGSSSHYYGTFIDGSSTTANRKFAHYNETTSGSASLIYTDTGVHPTGTTEPYRHVVAVHDGSTVRLYYNGQLVKTAAANPLKAFSSAMLSIGGSDNNLDLLTADLDEVRIYNRALTAAEITSLSSNQEVGTAVDVDGSEGQIAYNVIAAPNNLVGYRNRVGQSLQFSITGSTSGAVWGSGVYTDDSSLAAAAVHAGVVAPGQTATVTVNILAGQSSYAATTANGVTTRTWGSWGGSYSFADATNVTIGEVATQAPTLATSFTVANTSIALGQRLVLPIQIDGVGPFTFQWYLNGVLIPGATANPYVIPTVTSANSGTYSVRVANIAGANTYNVGTVAVNGPGAPTFTLQPFNKVVAPGGTFALACSVSGSGLSYQWYRNNVLLAGETGSILLRNTANSGDAGNYHVVVTNSDGSVTSQTATVTLSNTASTLRNISVRTNAAAGQVIKPGFVIRGSGSKRVLIRAIGPGLEQFNLTGVMPDPMVTVYNSSGAVVATNDDWDAASVTPFAAGVGAFAITPGSKDAALVVDLPADDSYTADITGADGQGGLIILEVYDADETPTSKLVNVSVRSNADSGSDALIMGMSLQGTGKRTLLVRGVGPTLGGFGVPGTIADPQLTIYDASQRSVLANDNWSNADFVYELLEASNFVGAFALGAGSGDAATLSLLDPGNYTIQITPTDSNDGEALAEIYEVP